CAGGGCCACTTCCACCAGTTCGCCGCGGGTCAGCAACTGCTGGGCGGCCAGTCGGGAGGTGACAGCCAGCCCCATGCCCGCCGCGGCGCAGGCCAACAGCGCCTGGGTGGAGGCCACCTCGATGGCCTGGCGCAGCTCGCGCACATCCTTGCCCGCCCGGGACAAGGCCTGCTCCATGGCCTGACGCGTGCCGGAGCCGGGCTCGCGCATGATCCAGGGCTGGGCCAGACGATCCTCAAGGGGCAGCACCGTGGCGGCAGTGGAAAAAGCCGGCGCGGCGACGCATACCAGCTCGTCGTTGCACAGAAAGGTGGCCGTCAGCTCCGCATGGTCCGGCCTGGCGCCCACCACGCCCAGCATGCATTCCCCCTGGCTCACGGCCTGGGTGATGGCGGCGGAATCCCCGGTCTGCATGCGGATAGACACATCGGGATAGGCCTTGAGGAAGGCCGCCAGCAGCCCGGGCAGCAGGGAACCGGCGGGGATGGTGGACGCGCCGAGGATCACCTCGCCCGTCACACGATGCATCAGGCCGTGAACCTCGGCCTTGGCCAGATCCACCAGCCGGAAGATGTCCGTAGCCCGTGCGTAGAGGGCCTTGCCAGCCGGTGTGGGCAGTACGGTGCGGCCCATGCGGTCGAAGAGGCGCGCGCCCAATTCCTTTTCCAGGGTCTGGATATGGGCGCTGATGGTGGGCTGGGAGAGGAACAGATCATCCCCGGCCCTGGAAAAGCTCAGCCGCTCATAGACCTTGCAAAAGGCTTCCAATCTGCGGAAGTCCATGTCACGATCCTCCCTATCGAAAAATTCAATACCAACGCCCAAAAAAAAGCAAGCCCCGAGGGTTCCCGGGGCTTGCTTGAGGATGGGCGAGGATCTGCTAGGCCTCGGCGGCAGCTTCGGCAGCTGCGGGTGCAGCAGCCGGGGCCGGA
This sequence is a window from Megalodesulfovibrio gigas DSM 1382 = ATCC 19364. Protein-coding genes within it:
- a CDS encoding selenium metabolism-associated LysR family transcriptional regulator codes for the protein MDFRRLEAFCKVYERLSFSRAGDDLFLSQPTISAHIQTLEKELGARLFDRMGRTVLPTPAGKALYARATDIFRLVDLAKAEVHGLMHRVTGEVILGASTIPAGSLLPGLLAAFLKAYPDVSIRMQTGDSAAITQAVSQGECMLGVVGARPDHAELTATFLCNDELVCVAAPAFSTAATVLPLEDRLAQPWIMREPGSGTRQAMEQALSRAGKDVRELRQAIEVASTQALLACAAAGMGLAVTSRLAAQQLLTRGELVEVALPALRMEREFWCIAHAQRVLFPAARTCHEFLVTRCSRDGCVAPQSKGL